In one window of Burkholderia sp. NRF60-BP8 DNA:
- a CDS encoding M20/M25/M40 family metallo-hydrolase, producing MPTLKSTRLSAALGGMLLTAAAHAAPVWITLGDTALRQLQRIDATATAQYSTTVEAGKADDGAARRETVHVVEIDDSRLGELARAVHRTRGHGPGYVVHDSFDDARQALQPLPAALAKQAAPAYTVSNVPQIGTWVQQLQASNIVGTITSLSGFTNRYYTTSHGVAASDWLALQWKQLAASRADIAVEQFAHTGFPQKSVILTIRGSDPAAGTVVLGGHLDSTVGRTTENTRSPGADDDASGIASLTEALRVLLANGYRPKRTIKFVGYAAEEAGLLGSKAIAKQFRAQNANVVGVLQLDMTNYKGDPKDIYLITDYTNAAQNAYLTNLAKTYLPELAIGTSQCGYACSDHASWNAQGYPASFPFEADQNDSPYIHTANDTLENSDRQANHALKFGKLALAYAVDLGGMAGATVKR from the coding sequence ATGCCTACTCTGAAATCGACCCGCCTGAGTGCCGCGCTGGGCGGCATGCTGCTGACCGCCGCCGCGCACGCGGCGCCCGTCTGGATCACGCTCGGCGACACCGCGTTGCGCCAGCTTCAACGTATCGACGCGACTGCAACCGCGCAATACAGCACGACCGTCGAAGCCGGCAAGGCCGACGACGGCGCCGCGCGTCGCGAAACCGTTCACGTCGTCGAGATCGACGATTCCCGCCTCGGCGAGCTGGCCCGCGCCGTCCACCGCACGCGCGGCCACGGGCCCGGCTACGTCGTGCACGACTCGTTCGACGACGCGCGGCAGGCGCTCCAGCCCTTGCCTGCGGCGCTCGCGAAACAGGCCGCCCCCGCGTACACGGTGTCGAACGTGCCGCAGATCGGCACGTGGGTCCAGCAACTGCAGGCCAGCAACATCGTCGGCACGATCACGTCGCTGTCGGGTTTCACGAACCGCTACTACACGACGTCGCACGGCGTCGCCGCGTCCGACTGGCTCGCGTTGCAGTGGAAGCAACTGGCGGCTTCGCGCGCCGACATCGCCGTCGAACAATTCGCGCACACGGGCTTTCCGCAGAAATCCGTGATCCTGACGATCCGCGGCAGCGATCCGGCCGCGGGCACCGTCGTGCTCGGCGGCCACCTCGATTCGACGGTCGGCCGCACGACGGAAAACACGCGCTCGCCCGGCGCCGACGACGATGCGTCGGGCATCGCCAGCCTGACCGAGGCGCTGCGCGTGCTGCTCGCGAACGGCTACCGGCCGAAACGGACGATCAAGTTCGTCGGGTATGCGGCCGAGGAAGCCGGCCTGCTCGGCTCGAAGGCGATCGCGAAGCAGTTCCGCGCGCAGAATGCGAACGTGGTCGGCGTGCTGCAGCTCGACATGACGAACTACAAGGGCGATCCGAAGGATATCTACCTGATCACCGACTACACGAACGCGGCGCAAAACGCCTACCTGACGAACCTGGCGAAGACCTACCTGCCGGAGCTTGCGATCGGCACGTCGCAGTGCGGGTACGCATGCTCGGATCACGCGTCGTGGAATGCGCAGGGGTATCCGGCATCGTTCCCGTTCGAGGCCGACCAGAACGACAGCCCGTACATCCACACGGCGAACGACACGCTGGAAAACTCGGATCGGCAAGCGAACCATGCGCTGAAGTTCGGCAAGCTGGCGCTTGCCTATGCGGTCGATCTCGGCGGCATGGCCGGTGCGACGGTCAAGCGCTGA
- a CDS encoding M36 family metallopeptidase, producing MQTSRKALPLALSLALGFGIVGGTLADTKAPNPQAASLRESLTRGVAPPAAKADTAVGQFRADGVAVTLYNPAYRAKKAAATPAATARDFVASQAAQLGLDATALASLVVTSERTDADFTVVRLQQQAAGLPVYGSDIAVTVAKDGRILYVASNTINGVVATTRKSQAVDQQQAFDRARAYLGASGFTHLDAQLVAFVDKAGTHTAWKVRGRPQDGPKGDWELLIDSGSGEVLRAEDKAFYATEGTGFVFRPDPLSPTKSSYGSTGYKDGNDADSTQLTAARVRVTLKDLAQSGTRYTLTGPYAACVDFDAPLDKACPSQSTPAFEFTRGNLYFEAVNAYYHIDTFLRYVNQTLGIKALPYQYTGGVQYDPHGESGDDNSSYSSSSGRLTFGQGGVDDAEDADVVIHELGHGIHDWITNGGLSQQEGLSEGTGDYLAAAYSRDFNQWSPTDAQYHWVYNWDGHNEFWGGRVTNWNVGRTYAQARGAEIHTAGQYWASCNLVARDAIGAQAMDKAFLKGLSMTNGSTNQKAAAQAVLTAASALGYSSAQLAAIGNAYNKSCTYGVTVPQKS from the coding sequence ATGCAGACATCACGCAAAGCATTGCCGCTCGCCCTGAGTCTCGCGCTCGGTTTCGGCATCGTCGGCGGCACCCTGGCCGATACGAAAGCGCCGAATCCGCAGGCCGCGAGCCTGCGCGAAAGCCTGACGCGCGGCGTCGCGCCGCCGGCCGCGAAGGCCGACACGGCCGTCGGGCAGTTCCGCGCGGACGGCGTCGCCGTCACGCTGTACAACCCGGCCTATCGCGCCAAGAAGGCCGCCGCGACGCCCGCGGCCACCGCGCGCGACTTCGTCGCATCGCAAGCGGCGCAGCTCGGACTCGACGCGACCGCGCTCGCGAGCCTCGTCGTCACGTCGGAACGCACCGACGCCGACTTCACCGTCGTGCGCCTGCAGCAGCAGGCGGCCGGCTTGCCCGTGTACGGCAGCGACATCGCGGTGACCGTCGCGAAGGACGGCCGCATCCTGTACGTCGCGAGCAACACGATCAACGGCGTGGTCGCGACGACGCGCAAGTCGCAGGCCGTCGACCAGCAACAGGCGTTCGACCGCGCCCGCGCGTATCTCGGCGCGAGCGGCTTCACGCATCTCGATGCGCAACTCGTCGCGTTCGTCGACAAGGCCGGCACGCATACCGCGTGGAAGGTGCGCGGCCGCCCGCAGGACGGCCCGAAAGGCGACTGGGAGCTGCTGATCGATTCGGGCAGCGGCGAAGTGCTGCGCGCCGAGGACAAGGCGTTCTACGCGACCGAAGGCACCGGCTTCGTGTTCCGCCCCGATCCGCTGTCGCCGACGAAGAGCAGCTACGGCAGCACGGGCTACAAGGACGGCAACGACGCCGATTCGACGCAGCTCACGGCCGCGCGCGTACGCGTGACGCTGAAGGATCTCGCGCAGTCGGGCACGCGCTACACGCTGACGGGCCCGTACGCGGCATGCGTCGATTTCGATGCGCCGCTCGACAAGGCCTGCCCGTCGCAATCCACGCCCGCGTTCGAATTCACGCGCGGCAACCTGTATTTCGAGGCCGTGAACGCGTACTACCACATCGACACGTTCCTGCGTTACGTGAACCAGACGCTCGGCATCAAGGCGCTGCCGTACCAGTACACGGGCGGCGTGCAGTACGACCCGCACGGCGAATCGGGCGACGACAACTCGTCGTACTCGTCGAGCAGCGGCCGGCTGACCTTCGGGCAAGGCGGCGTCGACGACGCGGAAGACGCGGACGTCGTGATCCACGAGCTCGGCCACGGCATTCACGACTGGATCACCAACGGCGGCCTGTCGCAACAGGAAGGCTTGTCGGAAGGCACCGGCGACTATCTCGCCGCCGCGTACAGCCGCGACTTCAACCAATGGAGCCCGACCGATGCGCAGTATCACTGGGTCTACAACTGGGACGGCCACAACGAGTTCTGGGGCGGCCGCGTGACCAACTGGAACGTCGGGCGCACCTATGCGCAGGCGCGCGGCGCGGAGATCCACACGGCCGGCCAGTACTGGGCGTCGTGCAACCTCGTCGCACGCGATGCGATCGGCGCGCAGGCGATGGACAAGGCGTTCCTGAAGGGGCTGTCGATGACCAACGGCTCGACCAACCAGAAGGCCGCCGCGCAAGCGGTGCTGACGGCCGCATCCGCGCTCGGCTACAGCAGCGCGCAGCTCGCCGCGATCGGCAACGCGTACAACAAGAGCTGCACGTACGGCGTGACCGTCCCGCAGAAGTCGTAA
- a CDS encoding porin, giving the protein MKQKKVAVAAALACAACIPAIGHAQSSVTLYGILDAGITYVNNTGGSHVVKFDDGVAYGNRFGLKGTEDLGGGLKAVFALESGFHLGNGQLGFGGAEFGRQAYVGLQNDWGTLSFGNQLDITNELVSIYNISAWGSGYAIHQGDFDRFNGDRLPNSVKFLSSDMSGFKFGAMYSFGNVAGNFHRNSAWSAGASFTKGDFSIGAAYTRLNNPNGIYAFDPYAMIGTHTFLGQQTVTVDPATGARTDLFANTPMDVDSQGTFGIGTSYTIGKLTLDANYSYTTIKGFGQSSHMQVYEGGGLYQFTPALSFIAGYQHTRFEGHHWNQGTAGLHYLLSKRTDVYISGDYLRASQGVDAVIGYSFTPSTTQTQADVRIGMRHSF; this is encoded by the coding sequence ATGAAGCAAAAGAAAGTCGCCGTAGCCGCCGCGCTTGCATGCGCGGCCTGTATTCCCGCCATCGGGCACGCGCAGAGCAGCGTGACGCTGTACGGGATTCTTGACGCCGGCATCACGTACGTGAATAACACGGGCGGGTCGCACGTGGTCAAGTTCGACGACGGCGTCGCCTACGGAAACCGCTTCGGCCTCAAGGGCACCGAGGACCTGGGCGGCGGCCTGAAGGCCGTGTTCGCGCTCGAGAGCGGCTTCCATCTCGGCAACGGGCAACTCGGCTTCGGCGGCGCCGAATTCGGCCGGCAGGCGTACGTGGGCCTGCAAAACGACTGGGGCACGCTGTCGTTCGGCAACCAGCTCGACATCACGAACGAACTCGTGTCGATCTACAACATTTCGGCATGGGGCAGCGGCTATGCGATCCACCAGGGCGACTTCGACCGTTTCAACGGCGACCGCCTGCCGAATTCGGTGAAGTTCCTGTCGAGCGACATGAGCGGCTTCAAGTTCGGCGCGATGTACTCGTTCGGCAACGTCGCGGGCAACTTCCATCGCAACAGCGCATGGAGCGCGGGCGCGAGCTTCACGAAGGGCGACTTCTCGATCGGCGCCGCGTACACGCGCCTGAACAATCCGAACGGCATCTACGCGTTCGACCCGTACGCGATGATCGGCACGCATACGTTCCTCGGCCAGCAGACCGTCACGGTCGATCCGGCGACCGGCGCGCGCACCGATCTGTTCGCGAACACGCCGATGGACGTCGACAGCCAGGGCACGTTCGGCATCGGCACGAGCTACACGATCGGCAAGCTGACGCTCGACGCCAACTACTCGTACACGACGATCAAGGGCTTTGGCCAGTCGTCGCACATGCAGGTGTACGAAGGCGGTGGCCTGTACCAGTTCACGCCGGCGCTGAGCTTCATCGCGGGCTACCAGCACACGCGCTTCGAGGGCCATCACTGGAACCAGGGCACGGCGGGCCTGCATTATCTGCTGTCGAAGCGCACGGACGTGTACATCTCCGGCGACTACCTGCGCGCGTCGCAGGGCGTCGATGCGGTGATCGGCTACAGCTTCACGCCGTCGACGACGCAGACGCAGGCCGACGTACGGATCGGGATGCGGCATTCGTTCTGA
- the betC gene encoding choline-sulfatase, giving the protein MTNPTPNILILMADQLTPFALPAYGNRVARTPTLDRLAAEGVVFDAAYCASPLCAPSRFSLLTGKLPSGIGAYDNAAELPAQTLTFAHYLRAGGYRTMLSGKMHFCGPDQLHGFEERLTTDIYPADFGWVPDWDQPTERPSWYHNMSSVLDAGPCVRTNQLDFDDEVTFAAKQKLYDVARERAAGRDARPFCMVVSLTHPHDPYAITREYWDRYDDDEIDMPAVRFDAAASDPHSQRLRFVCENDRTPPTDAQIRAARRAYYGATSYVDTQFGSVLAALEQCGFADDTIVIVTSDHGDMLGERGLWYKMTFFEGGCRVPLIVHAPGRFDAARVRGPVSHVDLLPTLVELAGAAPAGGWPDPVDGASLVAHLNGTPAHDVALGEYLAEGALAPIVMIRRGDWKYVHCPADPDQLYNLSDDPRELTNLAGRPEAADVLAAFRAEAAQRWNLPELDRQVRASQRRRRFHYAATTQGRIQAWDWQPFTDASQRYMRNHIELDTLEAMARFPRVGR; this is encoded by the coding sequence ATGACGAACCCGACACCCAACATCCTGATCCTGATGGCCGACCAGCTCACGCCGTTCGCGCTGCCGGCGTACGGCAACCGCGTCGCCCGCACGCCGACGCTCGACCGGCTCGCCGCCGAAGGCGTGGTGTTCGACGCCGCGTACTGCGCGAGCCCGCTGTGCGCGCCGTCGCGCTTCTCGCTGCTGACCGGCAAGCTGCCGTCGGGAATCGGCGCCTACGATAACGCCGCCGAATTGCCCGCGCAAACGCTGACGTTCGCGCACTACCTGCGCGCGGGCGGCTACCGGACGATGCTGTCCGGCAAGATGCATTTCTGCGGACCCGACCAGTTGCACGGCTTCGAGGAGCGGCTGACGACCGACATCTATCCGGCGGATTTCGGCTGGGTGCCGGACTGGGATCAACCGACCGAGCGGCCGAGCTGGTATCACAACATGAGCTCGGTGCTCGACGCCGGCCCGTGCGTGCGCACGAACCAGCTCGATTTCGACGACGAAGTGACATTCGCGGCGAAGCAGAAGCTGTACGACGTCGCGCGCGAGCGCGCGGCCGGCCGCGATGCACGGCCGTTCTGCATGGTCGTGTCGCTGACCCATCCGCACGATCCGTATGCGATCACGCGCGAATACTGGGATCGCTACGACGACGATGAAATCGACATGCCGGCCGTGCGGTTCGATGCGGCCGCAAGCGATCCGCATTCGCAGCGGCTGCGTTTCGTCTGCGAGAACGACCGTACGCCGCCGACCGATGCGCAGATCCGCGCCGCACGCCGCGCGTATTATGGCGCGACGTCCTACGTGGACACGCAGTTCGGCAGCGTGCTGGCCGCGCTCGAGCAATGCGGGTTCGCCGACGACACGATCGTGATCGTCACGTCCGACCATGGCGACATGCTCGGCGAGCGCGGGCTCTGGTACAAGATGACGTTCTTCGAAGGCGGCTGCCGCGTGCCGCTGATCGTCCATGCGCCGGGCCGCTTCGACGCCGCGCGCGTGCGCGGGCCCGTGTCGCACGTCGACCTGCTGCCGACGCTCGTCGAGCTGGCCGGCGCCGCGCCCGCCGGCGGCTGGCCGGACCCGGTCGACGGCGCGAGCCTCGTGGCGCACCTGAACGGCACGCCCGCGCACGATGTCGCGCTCGGCGAATACCTCGCGGAAGGCGCGCTCGCGCCGATCGTGATGATCCGCCGCGGCGACTGGAAATACGTGCATTGCCCGGCCGATCCCGACCAGCTTTACAACCTGTCGGACGACCCGCGCGAACTGACGAACCTCGCCGGGCGGCCGGAAGCCGCCGACGTGCTCGCCGCGTTCCGCGCGGAGGCCGCGCAGCGCTGGAACCTGCCCGAACTGGACCGTCAGGTGCGCGCGAGCCAGCGGCGCCGGCGCTTCCATTACGCGGCGACGACGCAGGGCCGGATTCAGGCGTGGGACTGGCAGCCGTTCACCGACGCGAGCCAGCGCTACATGCGCAATCACATCGAACTCGACACGCTCGAAGCGATGGCGCGTTTTCCGCGCGTCGGGCGCTGA
- a CDS encoding MFS transporter gives MTTPVPDSSPLSPLPANLFRHAPFRRFWGTRVMSSLAFQILSVAIGWYVYALTHSAFALGLVGLAQFVPMFALTLVVGQVADRYDRRRIATICQGVEALAAGVFLLGAVQGWLAAPAVYALAAIVGTARAFESPSVSSLLPAVVPRTDLPRATALSTSANQAAQILGPAFGGLLYGVGAPVAFGTSVAAFAIAAMLSGTIPLRGAPPAREPVTLRSVFSGIAFIRREPAILGALSLDLFAVLFGGATALLPIYARDILQVGPWGLGALRAAPAVGALAGTLWLTRFPLKGRPGRAMFGGVIAFGIATIVFGVSRHFALSLVALAALGASDVVSVVVRLSLVQLRTPDDMLGRVSAVNSLFIGTSNQLGEFESGVTAAWWGAPAAIVVGGAATIAVALAWMRLFPQLTHMKSLERDA, from the coding sequence ATGACCACCCCCGTGCCCGATTCCAGTCCGTTATCCCCGTTACCCGCCAACCTGTTTCGCCACGCGCCGTTCCGGCGTTTCTGGGGCACGCGCGTGATGTCGTCGCTGGCCTTCCAGATCCTGTCGGTCGCGATCGGCTGGTACGTGTATGCGCTCACGCACAGCGCGTTCGCGCTCGGTCTGGTCGGCCTCGCGCAGTTCGTGCCGATGTTCGCGCTGACGCTGGTCGTCGGGCAGGTGGCCGACCGCTACGACCGCCGGCGCATCGCGACGATCTGCCAGGGCGTCGAGGCACTGGCCGCCGGCGTGTTCCTGCTCGGTGCGGTGCAAGGGTGGCTGGCCGCGCCGGCCGTGTATGCGCTCGCGGCGATCGTCGGCACGGCTCGCGCGTTCGAGTCACCGTCGGTGTCGTCGCTGCTGCCGGCCGTCGTGCCGCGCACCGATTTGCCGCGCGCGACCGCGCTGTCGACGTCCGCCAACCAGGCCGCGCAGATTCTCGGTCCCGCGTTCGGCGGGTTGCTCTATGGCGTCGGCGCACCCGTCGCGTTCGGCACGAGCGTGGCGGCCTTCGCGATCGCGGCGATGCTGAGCGGCACGATCCCGCTGCGCGGCGCGCCACCCGCCCGCGAGCCGGTCACGCTGCGCTCGGTGTTTTCGGGCATCGCGTTCATCCGGCGCGAACCGGCGATTCTCGGTGCGCTGTCGCTCGATCTGTTCGCCGTGCTGTTCGGCGGCGCGACCGCGCTGCTGCCGATCTACGCACGCGACATCCTGCAGGTCGGCCCGTGGGGGCTCGGCGCATTGCGCGCGGCGCCGGCGGTCGGCGCGCTCGCGGGCACGCTGTGGCTCACGCGCTTCCCGTTGAAGGGCCGGCCGGGCCGCGCGATGTTCGGCGGCGTGATCGCGTTCGGCATCGCGACGATCGTGTTCGGGGTGTCGCGGCACTTTGCGTTGTCGCTGGTCGCGCTGGCGGCGCTTGGCGCATCGGATGTCGTGAGCGTCGTCGTGCGCCTGTCGCTCGTGCAACTGCGCACGCCCGACGACATGCTCGGTCGCGTGAGCGCGGTCAATTCGCTGTTCATCGGCACGTCGAACCAGCTCGGCGAATTCGAGTCGGGCGTGACGGCCGCGTGGTGGGGCGCGCCGGCCGCGATCGTCGTCGGCGGCGCGGCGACGATCGCCGTCGCGCTCGCGTGGATGCGGCTGTTTCCGCAGCTCACGCACATGAAGTCGCTCGAACGCGACGCGTGA
- a CDS encoding GlxA family transcriptional regulator, which translates to MPEDFHFLLLPGFSALGFMSAVEPLRVANRFRTELYRWHVISLDGAPVAASNGIPVAAEAACADVPQVDTVFVVAGFDPLVCYTRTLGDWLRRQHRHGATLGGIDTGSFVLAEAGLFDASQPLTLHWEALAAFRERYPGLNATQELFEIDDRRITCAGGTASIDMMLDLIGRRHGADLAAAISEQFVVSRIRQRSDSQRLEIAARYGVHNRKLIQVIGTMQRHMDTPLGSDALAREVSITRRQLERLFSAMLNDTPTRFYLNLRLDRARELLQQTDMSITSVCVACGFESPSHFSRTYRARFGMSPRSDRRPTR; encoded by the coding sequence ATGCCCGAGGATTTCCACTTCCTGTTGCTGCCCGGCTTCTCCGCGCTCGGCTTCATGTCCGCGGTCGAGCCGCTGCGCGTCGCGAACCGCTTTCGCACCGAGCTGTATCGCTGGCACGTGATCAGCCTGGACGGCGCCCCCGTCGCCGCGAGCAACGGCATTCCGGTCGCCGCCGAAGCCGCGTGCGCGGACGTCCCGCAGGTCGATACGGTGTTCGTCGTCGCGGGCTTCGATCCGCTCGTGTGCTACACGCGCACGCTCGGCGACTGGCTGCGCCGCCAGCACCGGCATGGCGCCACGCTGGGCGGCATCGATACGGGCAGCTTCGTGCTCGCGGAAGCCGGGTTGTTCGACGCATCGCAGCCGCTGACGCTGCATTGGGAAGCGCTGGCCGCGTTCCGCGAGCGCTATCCCGGCCTGAACGCGACGCAGGAGCTGTTCGAGATCGACGACCGGCGCATCACGTGCGCGGGCGGCACCGCGTCGATCGACATGATGCTCGACCTGATCGGCCGCCGGCACGGCGCCGACCTCGCGGCGGCGATCTCCGAGCAGTTCGTCGTCAGCCGCATCCGGCAGCGCTCGGACAGCCAGCGGCTCGAGATCGCCGCGCGCTACGGCGTGCACAACCGCAAGCTGATCCAGGTGATCGGAACGATGCAACGGCACATGGACACCCCGCTCGGCTCCGACGCGCTCGCGCGGGAAGTCTCAATCACGCGGCGCCAGCTCGAGCGGCTGTTCAGCGCGATGCTGAACGACACGCCGACGCGCTTCTACCTGAACCTGCGCCTCGATCGCGCACGCGAACTGCTGCAGCAGACCGACATGAGCATCACGTCGGTGTGCGTCGCGTGCGGCTTCGAATCGCCGTCGCATTTTTCGCGCACCTATCGCGCGCGATTCGGGATGAGCCCGCGCAGCGACCGGCGGCCGACGCGCTGA
- the choX gene encoding choline ABC transporter substrate-binding protein, translated as MKRQGNAAIRRIGAALAAAAACGVATQPAYAADPQTCGDVRMAAPGWTDIDATNAMAGVVLKALGYRQDVANLSVPITYQGLKKGQVDVFLGNWMPAQAPLVKPFVDEKSIDVLHANLSGAKFTLAVPDYVAAAGVHTFADLARYADRFGGKIYGIEPGAPANQNIKRMLSDHALGSANWSLVESSETGMLTQVERAVRDKRWIVFLAWEPHLMNTKFRLTYLSGGDAYFGPNYGGATVNTVARAGFAGQCTNLARLFRQMTFSVDVENRMIADMLDHKTSPALAAQHALKAEPALVAGWLDGVTTATGAPGLPAVRAALDGR; from the coding sequence ATGAAACGGCAAGGCAATGCAGCAATCCGAAGGATCGGCGCGGCGCTCGCTGCGGCCGCCGCGTGCGGGGTGGCGACGCAGCCCGCGTATGCCGCCGATCCGCAGACGTGCGGCGACGTCAGGATGGCGGCGCCCGGCTGGACCGACATCGACGCGACGAATGCGATGGCGGGCGTCGTGCTGAAGGCGCTCGGCTACCGGCAGGACGTGGCGAACCTGTCGGTGCCGATCACGTACCAGGGGTTGAAGAAAGGGCAGGTCGACGTGTTCCTCGGCAACTGGATGCCCGCGCAGGCGCCGCTCGTGAAGCCGTTCGTCGACGAGAAGTCGATCGACGTCCTGCACGCGAACCTGAGCGGCGCGAAGTTCACGCTCGCGGTGCCCGACTACGTGGCCGCCGCCGGTGTGCATACGTTCGCCGATCTCGCGCGCTACGCGGACCGCTTCGGCGGCAAGATCTACGGGATCGAGCCCGGCGCGCCCGCGAACCAGAACATCAAGCGGATGCTGTCCGACCACGCGCTCGGGTCCGCGAACTGGTCGCTCGTCGAATCGAGCGAGACGGGCATGCTCACGCAGGTCGAGCGGGCGGTGCGCGACAAGCGCTGGATCGTGTTTCTCGCGTGGGAGCCGCATCTGATGAACACGAAGTTCCGTCTGACGTATCTGTCGGGCGGCGATGCGTATTTCGGCCCGAACTACGGCGGCGCGACGGTCAACACGGTCGCGCGTGCCGGGTTCGCCGGCCAGTGCACGAACCTCGCGCGGCTGTTCCGGCAGATGACGTTCTCCGTCGACGTCGAGAACCGGATGATCGCCGACATGCTCGACCACAAGACGTCGCCCGCGCTCGCGGCGCAGCATGCGCTGAAGGCCGAGCCGGCGCTGGTCGCCGGCTGGCTCGACGGCGTGACGACGGCGACCGGCGCGCCGGGCCTGCCGGCCGTGCGTGCGGCCCTCGACGGTCGTTGA
- a CDS encoding YbjQ family protein, which translates to MTEPTRSIDDLSPARVTTAFDLPGHTTVRSLGVAQGIVVRSRSIVGSFGASLQTIFGGNITLYTSLCEKAREHAFDKMLADARKLGANAIVAMRYDSTEIGSGVTEVICYGTAVRVTQDA; encoded by the coding sequence ATGACCGAACCCACCCGCTCCATCGACGACCTGTCGCCCGCCCGCGTCACGACCGCGTTCGATCTACCCGGCCATACGACCGTCCGCTCGCTCGGCGTCGCACAGGGCATCGTCGTGCGCTCGCGCTCGATCGTCGGCTCGTTCGGCGCGTCGCTGCAGACGATCTTCGGCGGCAACATCACGCTCTATACGTCGCTGTGCGAAAAGGCGCGCGAGCACGCGTTCGACAAGATGCTTGCCGATGCGCGCAAGCTCGGCGCGAACGCGATCGTCGCGATGCGCTACGACTCGACCGAGATCGGCTCGGGCGTGACCGAGGTCATCTGCTACGGCACGGCCGTGCGCGTCACGCAGGATGCGTGA
- a CDS encoding helix-turn-helix domain-containing protein, whose product MRVLHQRFDDADRHAAALRGWDQRYDQIGAGPYRSVVKHAVLDGVQLFQETANVRIIQRGCLPPGHTVFGMPLAGSGAFAFGNARVEPGTIVMARGGVPFELHSPDDMSMIGVVVEPELMQQIEDAAGVRLDARALRRGVVEVPVAARERASVQLATLLERVLSAPDTFDAARVQRAMRADIGNVLVDLMTYRIPEPPHRLTHACHADIVRRVHDYVIDHPEAPVDILSLCTQLRVSRRTMQNSFQSVVQTTPLNYTRSLRLAQVRRLLLDTRQSDLPISEAAARWGFIHLGHFANAYKAQFGELPSTTARRTVHRAKTR is encoded by the coding sequence ATGCGTGTGTTACATCAGAGGTTCGACGACGCAGACCGGCATGCCGCGGCGCTGCGCGGCTGGGATCAGCGTTACGACCAGATCGGGGCCGGCCCGTATCGCAGCGTGGTCAAACACGCGGTGCTCGACGGCGTGCAACTGTTCCAGGAAACGGCGAACGTGCGCATCATCCAGCGCGGATGCTTGCCGCCCGGCCATACGGTATTCGGGATGCCGCTCGCCGGCTCGGGCGCCTTCGCCTTCGGCAATGCGCGCGTCGAGCCCGGTACGATCGTGATGGCGCGCGGCGGCGTACCGTTCGAACTCCATTCGCCCGACGACATGTCGATGATCGGCGTGGTCGTCGAACCCGAGTTGATGCAGCAGATCGAAGATGCCGCCGGCGTCCGGCTGGACGCACGCGCGCTGCGACGCGGCGTGGTCGAGGTGCCGGTCGCCGCGCGCGAGCGCGCGAGCGTGCAACTCGCCACGCTGCTCGAACGCGTGCTGTCGGCGCCCGATACGTTCGACGCGGCACGCGTGCAGCGCGCGATGCGCGCCGACATCGGCAACGTGCTGGTCGATCTCATGACCTACCGGATACCCGAGCCGCCGCACCGGCTCACGCACGCGTGCCACGCCGACATCGTGCGCCGCGTGCACGACTACGTGATCGACCACCCGGAAGCACCCGTCGACATCCTGAGCCTGTGCACGCAACTGCGCGTCAGCCGGCGCACGATGCAGAACAGTTTTCAATCGGTCGTGCAGACGACGCCGCTCAACTACACGCGCTCGCTGCGCCTCGCGCAGGTGCGACGCCTGCTGCTCGACACGCGGCAATCCGACCTGCCGATCAGCGAAGCGGCCGCACGCTGGGGCTTCATTCATCTCGGGCATTTCGCGAATGCTTACAAGGCCCAATTCGGCGAATTGCCGTCGACGACCGCGCGCCGGACGGTGCATCGTGCAAAAACGCGCTGA